In a genomic window of Helianthus annuus cultivar XRQ/B chromosome 10, HanXRQr2.0-SUNRISE, whole genome shotgun sequence:
- the LOC110883613 gene encoding uncharacterized protein LOC110883613, producing MPAMILEVVASQDLWIWHAFFGTFIVNGVEYKYGYCLVDGIYAEWVVFVKPFSREGTLDSKIIKLNKVQMAARKDIERVFGVLQKRWRILSMPCRLYEKYQIRNVMYACIILHNMILEEEGRIIVEYYGEKTASNNEYISNEERTQNQNLIKSKQISSNLRADLVQHVSILPRFDSMEDEDEDD from the exons ATGCCGGCTATGATTCTTGAAGTTGTTGCATCACAAGATCTTTGGATCTGGCATGCATTCTTTG GAACATTTATTGTAAATGGCGTTGAATACAAGTATGGGTACTGTCTTGTTGATGGAATTTACGCTGAGTGGGTTGTCTTTGTGAAACCATTTTCAAGAGAGGGAACACTAGATTCTAAAATAATAAAGCTTAACAAAGTTCAGATGGCGGCACGCAAAGACATCGAGCGAGTATTTGGTGTTTTGCAGAAAAGGTGGCGCATTTTGAGCATGCCTTGTAGATTGTATGAAAAATATCAAATAAGAAACGTGATGTACGCGTGCATCATTCTACACAACATGATTTTAGAGGAAGAAGGGCGTATAATAGTTGAATATTATGGCGAGAAAACCGCATCAAATAACGAATACATTAGTAACGAAGAAAGAACGCAAAACCAAAATCTAATCAAGTCAAAACAAATAAGTTCAAACCTTCGAGCTGATTTGGTACAACATGTTTCGATATTACCAAGATTCGACTCAatggaagatgaagatgaagatgattga